ataaataataaataataaataataaataataaataataaataataaataataaataataataataaataataaataataaataataaataataaataataaataataaataataaataataaataataaataataaataataaataataaataataaataataaataataaataataaataataaataataaataataaataataaataataaataataaataataaataataaataataaataataataataaataataaataataaataataaataataaataataaataataaataataaataatcaataatcaataatcaataatcaataatcaataatcaataatgaataatgaataataaataataaataataaataataaataataaataataaataataaataataaataataaataataaataataaataataaataataaataataaataataaataataaataataaataataaataataaataataaataataaataataaataataaataataaataataaataataaataataaataataaataataaataataaataataaataataaataataaataataaataataaataataataataataataaataataaataataaataataaataataaataataataataaataataaataataaataataaataataaataataaataataaataataaataataaataataaataataaataataaataataaataataaataataaataataaataataataataaataataaataataaataataaataataaataataaataataaataataaataataaataataaataataaataataaaaaaatgttaactaataactaaagaataattattaataataactaaataactatataataaataacaataataataatctgtaattgattactaataattataataagtgataaatattaataataataattcatatttaataactaataactaaataattaataactaatactccctccgttccgcaTTGTtgtaactaattaataaaaataataaattatattaattattaataaataattagttataaataataataataagtaatataataatataataatataaatataaataataagtaatacaataatataagtaataatataagtaataataataataataataataatattattattattattattatttattattattgttaaattaaattgaattgaattaaactgaactgaacttaatgctcctgaactgaactgaatgctcctgaactgaactgaacttaactgaacttaatgctcctgaactgaactgaactgccaaataagtcctgaaactgaaattaagccaaaaagaacagggcttTGATGCGGTATAATTTGATTTGGTTGAAGAAAAAGTAGAATATATATTAGATGAGTTTTtttaaaactcatttcaagacTTGTTGTATTTTTTAACTACATTATCTCCAAAGTCTAGCTTCATACTCTCTTCCAGACTCTTCTCGAGATAAATGATAAACTCATCCGATAATGTAGTTATCAAAGAGGATATCATATTAGATATAGATGTGTTACTGAGTATATATAATATGAGATAAAATTTTATAGGACATAGGAAACCTACGTTATTCTCAACCGTACATCTCAACAAGTAAATTTTCTTGTATAATTTCCAATTTTTCATATTGTAGATGCAATGAAGCCGTGGATGCACACTTTCTAGTAGGATTCGAACTCAGACAACCTCTGTAAAATAGCATTCAAGCAACCATTATGCTACAAGCATATTTCATTGTCATTAAAATAAGTTAATTATGTATAAGTTAACAATTTCAAGTGCAATTAATTACCCAAATGGTCCAATATCAATTTTAcagttttttttccaaaaataatggGTGGACCCCTTCGGACCTATATAGGTCCGCCCTTAACTTATATGCACTaatctttcctttttttttaacaaaagaaaACTTCTTCTAACATTTTTATAGGAAATCGCTCTGATAAGACAATTTATTAGAATTATAGTACGTATAACTACACAGTTTAACCTTACACACGTATGTACTTCAATTCCTATGTTATTTCCAGAAATAGGAAAGAAAACATGGAAAAGCTGATTTTTTTCCCCCCTTTTTCTTGAAACAACGAGTATGACGAAATTATCATATGCCCCTCCGAGCCTAGGCTCTAGGTGGTCTCACCTATGTCCAAGGCTCAGGGTCAGGCCTATATTTAtggaataaaaaataataaaaaagaataagtaCTAGTTAGGGCAATAGCAATATAACAAATGTTCATATGCCACATCATCATTAAAATAACATGAAATAACCTTTCACCAACAATAGACAAAAGTTTATCTATGTGACCCACAATCAATATAcatcaaaattaaaacaaacaacattagacattaaataattaatagAAAGATTAAACAATCTAAAGAAATAACACTCAGAGATAGTAAGGTTTGTCAACGAACCTCCCCACACACAAACCCCTTATTGCTAGCAATATATCATACGCAATCATTACGATGCAAGGTTCCATCTTCAATAACGACCCACACACGACATTGAGTTACACATTCAACATGACGAGTGAAAACCCAGAAAACGGCGGTCGTCTTTCCAACTAACTTCATCTTCAACTCCATCTCCAACATCGGCTTCTCCTTCTTTAGTACAGACATTACCGAGATATACTTAACCTCCTCAACCGGAAGCGAGTCCACACTTATCGACACATCAATTAAATTTACATTGGCAACGACTCGTTTTGCAGGGATGATCATGGATCCAACCTGTTGACCGGAACAGAAAAGGCTAGCAATGACAGAGCTACTTGAGTAAGTGAAGACTGAGTGGCGTGGCGGGTTTACAACGATGCCGGTGAAGTTAACGGTGAA
This Spinacia oleracea cultivar Varoflay chromosome 6, BTI_SOV_V1, whole genome shotgun sequence DNA region includes the following protein-coding sequences:
- the LOC110786357 gene encoding uncharacterized protein, whose product is MVEPPAEPRIDIRWSRISKWIWTTIIEKLLILAAVCLFCFYLMYTPIKPTLSIKDVKIPTFTESEITSDATATFTVNFTGIVVNPPRHSVFTYSSSSVIASLFCSGQQVGSMIIPAKRVVANVNLIDVSISVDSLPVEEVKYISVMSVLKKEKPMLEMELKMKLVGKTTAVFWVFTRHVECVTQCRVWVVIEDGTLHRNDCV